A region from the Legionellales bacterium genome encodes:
- a CDS encoding IS630 family transposase, producing MKDYRLTTRELQMLKLQHRKEKRKQNADRLKALYLMGSGWSLPAICEALLLDENTLYRYYKCYKEGGVKSLLENKHKGSERKMTSEEESLLDEHLQEFPCRTTKEVIAYVEMEFDVKYSISGMNSLLKKLGFSYHKPQPKPGKIDIKAQKEFIKEYYKIRSKMTPADSLYFMDGAHPQHNPSVQCGWLKKGYRFNVSTGTRYGRVNINAAINIDTHDVVSMTAKKLDENMTLDFFIKLRKAQPKGWIYLVLDNAEYYSFKDIDKIAEHMGIKLIYLPPYSPNLNPIERLWSYLKKKLLYNRYFEKFEDFEKACTGFMKSLKYRKQELRTLITENFQMFD from the coding sequence ATGAAAGATTACAGATTAACAACACGCGAATTACAAATGCTGAAACTTCAGCATCGTAAAGAAAAGCGCAAACAAAATGCGGATCGCTTGAAGGCGCTTTATCTGATGGGCAGTGGTTGGTCGCTTCCTGCGATTTGTGAAGCCCTGTTATTGGATGAGAATACGCTTTATCGTTATTATAAATGTTATAAAGAAGGTGGTGTTAAGAGTTTACTAGAAAACAAACATAAAGGATCGGAGCGGAAAATGACGAGTGAGGAAGAATCTTTACTCGATGAGCACCTTCAAGAATTTCCGTGTCGCACGACAAAAGAAGTTATTGCTTATGTAGAGATGGAATTTGATGTTAAGTATAGCATCAGTGGCATGAATTCATTATTAAAAAAATTAGGTTTTAGCTACCATAAGCCACAGCCAAAACCTGGCAAGATTGATATTAAAGCGCAAAAAGAATTTATTAAAGAATACTATAAAATACGCAGTAAAATGACACCAGCGGATAGTCTTTATTTTATGGATGGAGCCCATCCTCAACATAATCCTAGTGTTCAATGCGGTTGGTTAAAGAAAGGCTATCGATTTAATGTGAGCACTGGCACGCGTTATGGTAGAGTTAATATTAACGCAGCAATTAATATTGATACGCATGATGTGGTGAGTATGACTGCTAAGAAATTAGATGAAAACATGACGCTAGATTTTTTTATAAAATTACGCAAAGCACAACCAAAAGGTTGGATTTATTTAGTGCTCGATAATGCGGAATACTATAGCTTTAAGGATATTGATAAAATAGCAGAGCATATGGGAATAAAATTAATTTATTTACCACCTTACTCGCCAAACTTAAATCCGATTGAACGATTATGGTCTTATCTGAAGAAAAAATTACTCTATAATCGGTACTTTGAAAAATTTGAAGATTTTGAAAAAGCGTGTACTGGCTTTATGAAGAGCTTGAAATATCGCAAACAAGAATTGCGAACATTGATTACTGAAAATTTTCAAATGTTCGATTAA
- the guaA gene encoding glutamine-hydrolyzing GMP synthase yields the protein MAITIYDQRILILDFGSQYSQLIARRVREAGVYCELHSYEIDEKTLEEFAPNGIILSGGPETVTLEHTPRAPKLIFELGCPILGICYGMQTMAEQLGGKVRAEKDREFGHAEIAITHPSHLFNGIVDETRDDGSDQLIVWMSHGDQVDCLPRGFNTIAASKNCQIAAMADEERQFYGVQFHPEVTHTRQGQRIIQRFVRDICGCEGLWDAKHILSELIHHAKDTIGSRRVLLALSGGVDSSVVAALLHQAIGDQLICVFVDNGMLRLHEDSHIMSTFADHLGMNVIKVDAASRFLQALSGVADPETKRKIIGKVFIDIFEEEAEKLGKIDFLAQGTIYPDVIESAKSSTGKAHVIKSHHNVGGLPETLKLKLIEPLRDLFKDEVRKIGLELGLPYDMVYRHPFPGPGLAVRVLGEVKPEYLTILRLADAIYLEELRRHDLYHATGQAFAVFLPVKSVGVKGDQRHYDYVIALRAVTTVDFMTAKAAELPHQFLTMVATRIMNEVAGVSRVVYDISSKPPATIEWE from the coding sequence ATGGCCATTACTATTTACGATCAACGTATTTTAATTTTAGATTTTGGATCGCAATATTCGCAATTAATTGCCCGCCGCGTGCGCGAAGCAGGGGTTTACTGCGAATTACATTCTTATGAAATCGATGAAAAAACCCTCGAAGAATTTGCACCGAATGGCATTATTTTATCGGGTGGACCCGAAACCGTCACTTTAGAACATACTCCGCGCGCACCGAAATTAATTTTTGAATTAGGCTGCCCAATCTTAGGCATTTGTTATGGCATGCAAACCATGGCGGAACAATTAGGCGGAAAAGTTCGTGCGGAAAAAGATCGTGAATTTGGTCATGCTGAAATTGCTATCACCCATCCTTCACACCTATTTAATGGCATTGTCGATGAAACCCGAGACGATGGTAGCGATCAATTAATTGTGTGGATGAGTCATGGTGATCAAGTCGATTGTTTACCCCGCGGATTTAATACCATTGCCGCCAGTAAAAATTGCCAAATTGCCGCGATGGCCGATGAAGAGCGTCAATTTTACGGCGTGCAATTTCATCCAGAAGTCACCCACACGCGGCAAGGACAACGGATAATTCAACGTTTTGTGCGTGATATTTGTGGCTGTGAAGGATTGTGGGATGCTAAGCATATTCTCAGTGAGCTTATTCATCATGCTAAAGATACCATTGGGTCACGCCGCGTGTTACTTGCGTTATCCGGTGGGGTTGATTCCAGTGTGGTCGCGGCACTCTTGCATCAAGCGATAGGCGATCAATTAATCTGCGTGTTTGTAGATAATGGGATGTTACGTTTGCATGAAGATTCGCACATTATGTCGACCTTTGCCGATCATCTAGGAATGAATGTAATTAAAGTGGATGCTGCCTCGCGATTTTTGCAAGCACTTTCAGGTGTTGCCGATCCTGAAACCAAACGAAAAATAATTGGCAAAGTCTTTATCGATATTTTTGAAGAAGAAGCAGAAAAACTCGGTAAAATTGATTTCTTAGCACAAGGAACCATTTATCCCGATGTCATTGAATCGGCAAAATCCAGCACAGGTAAAGCGCACGTGATTAAATCGCACCATAATGTTGGTGGATTACCCGAGACGCTCAAATTAAAATTAATCGAACCGCTGCGCGATTTATTTAAAGATGAAGTGCGAAAAATAGGTTTAGAATTAGGCTTACCCTACGATATGGTTTATCGTCATCCCTTCCCGGGGCCGGGTCTGGCGGTGCGCGTGTTGGGTGAAGTTAAACCGGAATATTTAACTATTTTGCGCTTAGCCGATGCCATTTATTTAGAAGAATTGCGGCGTCACGATTTATATCACGCCACAGGACAAGCTTTTGCAGTATTTTTACCGGTAAAATCCGTTGGTGTAAAAGGCGATCAACGTCATTATGATTATGTGATTGCGCTGCGCGCCGTGACCACGGTGGATTTTATGACCGCCAAAGCCGCAGAATTACCTCATCAATTTTTAACCATGGTTGCTACCCGCATTATGAATGAAGTCGCCGGTGTATCGCGCGTGGTGTATGATATCTCTAGCAAACCTCCGGCAACGATCGAGTGGGAATAA
- a CDS encoding BON domain-containing protein, whose amino-acid sequence MKKIFISSALILPLTLGLGINSATVFADNPTQNEQNLTDSVITTKVKAKILADKTLNPLNISVTTENGVVTLNGQVDSDTEYEQAVSLAQSTDGVNDVNTNDLNVKSSDSPMTDLGITARIKGKLMRDKLFSHKKIAYWGFSIETQNQVVYLKGKVNSNEIKNNIIQVVKSVDGVKSVEDLLKVKHS is encoded by the coding sequence ATGAAAAAAATCTTTATCTCTAGCGCACTAATTTTACCTCTCACCCTGGGATTGGGCATAAATTCCGCAACGGTATTTGCCGATAATCCCACTCAAAATGAACAGAATCTAACCGATTCTGTGATCACCACCAAAGTAAAAGCAAAAATTCTTGCCGACAAAACGCTTAATCCACTTAATATTTCCGTAACCACAGAAAATGGTGTCGTCACTCTCAATGGGCAAGTTGATTCCGATACCGAGTATGAGCAAGCCGTCAGTCTTGCGCAATCCACCGATGGCGTCAATGACGTTAACACCAATGATCTGAACGTTAAAAGTAGCGATAGCCCAATGACAGATTTGGGAATTACGGCGCGTATTAAAGGAAAACTCATGCGTGATAAATTATTTTCACATAAAAAAATTGCTTATTGGGGTTTTAGCATAGAAACCCAAAATCAAGTGGTTTATTTAAAAGGCAAAGTAAACTCTAACGAAATAAAAAATAATATTATCCAAGTCGTAAAATCGGTGGATGGAGTAAAATCTGTGGAAGATTTGTTGAAAGTTAAACACAGTTAA
- a CDS encoding aminoglycoside phosphotransferase family protein produces MSNTIEPLHLKRICQAFCLGTPQRELIRLHQGFTHTVWKLITQRHHYMIKKIHPSFAQGDYEENIQSSHRIQQIFAKSGIPSQELLLYANEPYLKIDNIIYLVSPWIEGHVKQGTLSSSQTQALARVLANIHTMNLPLLEAPKLPWQMPTIFNWHYFFNTIEQSQVENFLELYHYLPKLIHWQDCYKRAMQTLDPQRVVSHRDLHLGNIIWRNHHEPVLIDWEGAGIIHPHVDLINLAVNVSYGDDGTCDRIIFNEVIHTYSKIRGYRPHLDQTLVFASFATWLGWLYYMIKRMFNHPEQRKSAHHQAIACITMMDYLENNLAAWNGA; encoded by the coding sequence ATGTCAAACACTATTGAGCCTCTTCATTTAAAGCGTATTTGTCAGGCATTTTGTTTAGGCACTCCGCAGCGAGAGTTAATTCGCCTTCATCAAGGATTTACCCATACGGTTTGGAAATTAATCACGCAGCGCCATCATTACATGATTAAAAAAATTCATCCGAGTTTTGCGCAGGGTGACTATGAAGAAAATATTCAATCTTCTCATCGCATCCAGCAAATTTTTGCCAAGAGCGGGATCCCAAGCCAGGAATTATTATTATATGCAAATGAACCTTATTTAAAAATCGATAACATTATTTATTTAGTTTCACCGTGGATTGAGGGACACGTGAAACAGGGGACACTGAGTTCCTCACAAACACAGGCTTTAGCCCGCGTATTGGCAAACATTCATACTATGAATTTACCTTTGCTAGAGGCGCCCAAATTGCCTTGGCAAATGCCGACAATTTTTAATTGGCATTATTTTTTTAATACAATTGAACAGAGTCAAGTGGAAAATTTCTTAGAACTCTATCACTACTTGCCTAAATTAATTCATTGGCAAGACTGTTATAAACGAGCGATGCAAACATTAGATCCACAACGAGTCGTCAGTCATCGCGATTTACATCTGGGAAATATTATTTGGCGTAACCACCATGAGCCGGTATTAATCGATTGGGAGGGTGCTGGGATCATTCATCCTCATGTTGATTTAATTAATTTAGCGGTGAATGTGTCTTATGGTGACGATGGAACTTGCGATCGCATTATTTTTAACGAGGTCATCCACACGTATTCAAAAATTCGTGGCTATCGACCACACTTGGATCAGACTTTAGTGTTTGCAAGTTTTGCGACTTGGCTTGGGTGGTTATATTACATGATTAAGCGTATGTTCAACCACCCCGAACAGAGAAAATCGGCCCATCACCAGGCAATCGCTTGCATAACCATGATGGATTATTTAGAAAATAATCTAGCAGCCTGGAACGGAGCATAG
- a CDS encoding CsbD family protein has translation MNKDQFKGSWNQFKGKIKQQWGKLTDDDITRINGQYDELRGVIQSRYGKTKEEVQKELEKFFDEQSVKN, from the coding sequence ATGAATAAAGATCAATTTAAAGGTTCTTGGAACCAGTTTAAAGGTAAAATTAAACAACAATGGGGAAAACTAACTGACGACGATATTACGCGAATTAATGGACAATACGACGAATTAAGAGGTGTTATCCAATCGCGCTATGGAAAAACTAAAGAAGAAGTACAAAAGGAATTGGAAAAATTTTTCGATGAGCAATCTGTTAAAAACTAG
- a CDS encoding DUF1328 domain-containing protein, with the protein MLSYSLIFLIVAIIAALFGFTGIAAAAAGIAKIIFYIFVIAFFVSVIFSFIKRPNVK; encoded by the coding sequence TTGCTTAGTTACAGCCTGATCTTTTTAATTGTTGCTATTATTGCCGCCTTGTTTGGTTTTACTGGAATTGCGGCGGCTGCTGCAGGGATAGCAAAAATTATTTTCTATATTTTTGTTATCGCGTTTTTTGTTTCTGTCATTTTTTCTTTCATAAAACGACCAAACGTTAAATAA
- the tadA gene encoding tRNA adenosine(34) deaminase TadA has protein sequence MNNDEQFMRRALELAQLAKLAGEVPVGAVIVADNAIIAEAYNSPIALCDASAHAEILALRAAGTYQQNYRLKHTTLYVTLEPCAMCAAAMLHARIERCVFGAFDPKTGAVQSRAKIFDDYAWNHRIIYQGGILASACSEVLKQFFQERR, from the coding sequence ATGAATAACGATGAACAGTTTATGCGCCGTGCGCTAGAACTCGCGCAATTAGCCAAATTAGCGGGCGAGGTTCCCGTGGGCGCTGTGATAGTTGCGGATAATGCGATTATTGCCGAAGCCTATAATTCCCCCATTGCATTGTGTGATGCCAGTGCTCATGCTGAAATTTTAGCATTGCGCGCAGCGGGAACTTATCAACAAAATTATCGTCTCAAACACACCACGTTATACGTGACCTTAGAACCCTGTGCGATGTGTGCCGCGGCAATGTTACATGCGCGAATTGAACGTTGTGTGTTTGGTGCCTTCGATCCCAAAACAGGCGCCGTGCAAAGCCGCGCAAAAATATTCGACGACTACGCCTGGAATCACCGCATTATTTATCAGGGCGGAATATTAGCATCAGCCTGTAGCGAAGTGTTAAAACAATTTTTTCAGGAGCGGCGGTGA
- the ileS gene encoding isoleucine--tRNA ligase, with the protein MTNYKDTLNLPQTAFPMKANLAQREPQLLARWQEMGLYQQLQKMWQSRPKFILHDGPPYANGNIHLGHAVNKVLKDIVVKSKNISGFATPYVPGWDCHGLPIELNVEKKHGKAGDKISAKQFRQACRDYAQGFIDIQREEFMRLGLLGDWFKPYLTMDYHYEANVIRALGKVIEKGVVTQGYKPVFWCFDCASALAQAEVEYKDKQSPSIYVRFPVVDEPKILSAFNAENSGHGAISVVIWTTTPWTLPANEAVAVHPKFIYDLVQVNDERLLIAHDLVTPFMQIINGEDYSVLASVIGEKLLHHTLKHPMISNKWVPILLAEHVTLEAGTGAVHTAPAHGPDDYQVAKNYGLPIHNPVLSNGLFSSEVPHFAGLHVLKANKTVLEFLQAKNLLIHASDINHSYPHCWRHKTPLIFRATPQWFISMEETDLRQRALNAIAQVKWFPPQGEKRLSTMVENNPDWCISRQRTWGTPIPVFLHKETAQPHPRTPEIIEQVAKAVEKNGIDAWYDIPAAELIGSDASDYEKSHDVLDVWFDSGVTHYCVLKQLPELNYPADMYLEGSDQHRGWFQSSLLTGVVLNDQAPYRQVLTHGFTIDENGHKMSKSLGNVIPPEKIIQTMGADILRLWIASTDYRGEITCSHELFNRTADTYRRLRNTLRYLLANICDFDPSKDSVAYENLVALDRYVLGQAYAVQQEVCQAYETYQFHEVIQTIHHFCTLTLGAFYLDVIKDRIYTMPTQSLARRSAQTVMYHIAESLVRWLAPILSFTADEVWQYLPNRENDSVFLNTWYAELKSLNDPQFTQSDWENIIAVREAVYKELEIKRNQGEIGSSLAAEITLYCSDKLLQQLKVFNDELRFIFITSYATVLPLSEANHSDSTMTIGNETLRVQVSASQHAKCVRCWHHREEVGQHPSHPELCSRCVTNIEKAGEIRQFA; encoded by the coding sequence ATGACGAATTATAAAGACACCCTGAATTTGCCACAAACGGCGTTTCCCATGAAAGCCAATTTAGCGCAACGCGAGCCGCAACTCTTAGCGCGTTGGCAAGAAATGGGGTTATACCAACAACTGCAAAAAATGTGGCAGTCACGGCCTAAATTTATTTTGCACGATGGTCCGCCGTACGCGAATGGTAATATTCATTTAGGACATGCGGTGAATAAAGTCTTAAAAGACATCGTGGTGAAATCCAAAAACATCAGTGGTTTTGCCACCCCTTACGTGCCCGGTTGGGATTGTCATGGGTTGCCGATTGAATTAAACGTGGAAAAAAAACACGGCAAAGCCGGCGATAAAATTTCTGCTAAACAATTTCGTCAGGCTTGTCGGGATTACGCGCAAGGATTTATTGATATTCAGCGCGAAGAATTCATGCGTTTAGGGCTATTAGGCGATTGGTTTAAGCCGTATTTAACGATGGATTATCATTACGAAGCGAATGTCATTCGCGCGTTGGGTAAAGTCATTGAAAAAGGTGTGGTTACTCAGGGTTATAAACCAGTATTTTGGTGTTTTGATTGCGCTTCAGCGCTGGCGCAAGCGGAAGTGGAATATAAAGATAAACAGTCTCCTTCTATTTATGTGCGTTTTCCGGTGGTGGATGAACCCAAGATCTTAAGCGCGTTTAATGCAGAAAATTCAGGACACGGTGCAATCTCGGTGGTTATTTGGACCACGACACCGTGGACATTGCCCGCGAATGAAGCGGTCGCAGTGCATCCTAAGTTTATTTATGATTTAGTCCAAGTCAACGACGAACGTTTGCTCATTGCTCACGATTTAGTAACACCTTTCATGCAAATAATAAACGGCGAAGATTATTCGGTACTTGCCTCGGTTATTGGTGAAAAATTACTGCATCATACTTTAAAACATCCGATGATTTCGAATAAATGGGTACCGATTTTATTAGCAGAACATGTTACCTTAGAAGCTGGAACAGGCGCTGTTCACACCGCCCCTGCACACGGCCCCGATGATTATCAAGTCGCTAAAAATTATGGTTTGCCAATTCATAATCCCGTATTAAGTAATGGTTTATTCAGCAGTGAGGTACCCCATTTTGCGGGTCTACATGTATTAAAAGCCAATAAAACGGTGCTTGAATTTTTACAAGCAAAAAATTTATTAATTCATGCCAGTGACATTAATCACAGTTATCCGCATTGTTGGCGCCATAAAACGCCTTTAATTTTCCGCGCGACACCGCAATGGTTTATTAGCATGGAGGAAACAGATTTACGTCAACGCGCCTTAAATGCTATTGCGCAAGTCAAATGGTTTCCGCCTCAAGGTGAAAAACGCCTTAGCACGATGGTGGAAAATAATCCTGATTGGTGTATTTCGCGTCAACGCACTTGGGGCACGCCGATTCCTGTATTTTTACACAAAGAAACGGCACAACCTCATCCGCGCACGCCAGAAATCATTGAACAGGTGGCAAAAGCCGTGGAAAAAAATGGCATCGATGCCTGGTACGATATTCCGGCGGCAGAATTGATAGGTAGTGACGCCAGTGATTATGAAAAAAGTCATGATGTTTTAGATGTTTGGTTTGATTCTGGGGTGACTCATTATTGCGTATTAAAACAATTACCGGAGTTGAATTATCCTGCTGATATGTATCTTGAGGGTTCCGATCAACATCGTGGTTGGTTTCAATCGTCGTTATTAACGGGTGTGGTTTTAAATGATCAAGCACCGTATCGTCAAGTGTTAACTCATGGTTTTACCATCGATGAGAACGGTCATAAAATGTCGAAATCATTGGGTAATGTTATTCCACCTGAAAAAATTATTCAAACCATGGGCGCGGATATTCTACGTTTATGGATTGCCTCCACCGATTATCGCGGCGAAATTACGTGTTCTCACGAATTATTCAATCGCACAGCCGACACTTATCGTCGACTTCGTAATACCCTGCGTTATTTATTAGCCAATATTTGCGATTTTGATCCGAGTAAAGATAGTGTGGCGTATGAGAATTTAGTAGCACTCGATCGTTATGTTTTAGGGCAAGCGTATGCGGTGCAACAAGAGGTTTGTCAAGCATACGAAACCTATCAATTTCATGAGGTCATTCAAACCATCCATCATTTTTGCACATTAACCTTAGGCGCATTTTATTTAGATGTGATCAAAGATCGCATTTATACTATGCCAACCCAAAGTTTAGCACGGCGTTCGGCGCAAACGGTGATGTATCATATTGCGGAAAGTTTAGTGCGCTGGCTTGCCCCCATTTTAAGTTTTACCGCCGATGAAGTTTGGCAATATTTACCGAACCGTGAAAATGATTCGGTATTTCTTAACACGTGGTATGCTGAATTAAAATCATTAAATGATCCCCAATTTACTCAAAGCGATTGGGAAAATATCATTGCTGTGCGCGAGGCGGTTTACAAAGAATTGGAAATTAAACGTAATCAAGGAGAAATCGGTTCATCGCTAGCGGCAGAAATTACTTTATATTGCAGTGATAAATTATTGCAACAATTAAAAGTTTTTAACGATGAGTTGCGTTTTATTTTTATTACGTCTTACGCCACGGTATTACCCTTAAGTGAGGCTAATCATTCTGACAGCACAATGACTATTGGCAATGAAACATTACGTGTGCAAGTGAGTGCTTCACAACATGCAAAATGCGTGCGTTGTTGGCATCATCGCGAAGAAGTGGGGCAACATCCTTCACATCCTGAACTCTGTTCGCGGTGTGTGACGAATATTGAAAAAGCAGGCGAAATTCGTCAATTCGCATAA
- the pnuC gene encoding nicotinamide riboside transporter PnuC, protein MHYIEFIAACLGFFCTWFSMRQHLLTWPTGIISVMLYAKLFQDNHLYGDMALQIVYLVLFIYGWYQWLYGGDKEQGVSIAYTPRKTVLFLLILFTVGCGFMAYLLQHFTASQMIVCDTFTTTASLIAQWLLAKKYIETWYVWFIVDATYVGMYLYKGLYITSVLNIFYTSLAALGFYWWQQHLREQHCSLQHVKHY, encoded by the coding sequence ATGCATTATATCGAATTTATCGCTGCTTGCTTAGGTTTTTTTTGTACGTGGTTTTCAATGCGCCAACATCTCTTAACGTGGCCAACCGGCATTATTTCCGTCATGCTTTACGCAAAACTATTCCAGGATAATCATTTATACGGTGATATGGCATTACAAATAGTCTATTTGGTGTTATTTATTTATGGCTGGTATCAATGGTTGTATGGGGGCGACAAAGAGCAGGGTGTTAGCATCGCCTATACGCCGCGCAAAACAGTGTTATTTCTCCTCATTTTATTTACGGTGGGTTGTGGTTTCATGGCGTATTTATTACAACATTTCACCGCTTCACAAATGATTGTTTGTGACACCTTCACGACGACTGCAAGCTTAATCGCGCAATGGCTGCTCGCTAAAAAATATATTGAAACTTGGTACGTATGGTTTATTGTCGATGCCACTTATGTGGGGATGTATTTATATAAAGGTTTGTATATTACCAGTGTTTTAAATATTTTTTATACCAGTTTAGCGGCTTTAGGTTTTTACTGGTGGCAACAACATTTGCGCGAACAGCACTGTAGTTTACAGCATGTCAAACACTATTGA
- a CDS encoding competence/damage-inducible protein A has translation MQKSTAIALLTTGDEIIQGDIQNTNAQNLANRLFELGFTVGNQLSVSDDEKDIINGLQFLAQSHQAIIITGGLGPTADDRTRYALARFLNRDLQLHEPSMQQLRERFARYQVVLTDNNQQQALFPGDAVIFPNANGSAPGCMAKHAGQLFFMLPGPPRECLPMFEEFVLPMLNQQLLKRSQDCLKWQVLGISESLLAQGFEECVKPFACRTGYRVHYPYVEVKLYLDNQHDRSHIQEITQQFFNQYAYFPEQKTASDCLLEYLIEHQCSLSLRDLATKGLLAQRLLNVRSHHLLEFYAPNTAGHHIIITGLETYWDQSIREGNLEFTVEHFFKNTPLNHTQHHIPYRQQPILLYVVELICQQVLDNFRVACEN, from the coding sequence ATGCAAAAATCCACAGCCATTGCCCTGTTAACTACGGGTGATGAAATCATCCAGGGTGATATTCAAAATACCAATGCGCAAAACCTGGCAAACCGTTTGTTTGAGTTGGGATTCACCGTTGGCAATCAATTATCGGTCAGTGATGATGAAAAAGATATTATTAACGGGTTACAATTTTTAGCTCAATCTCATCAGGCAATCATTATAACGGGGGGACTTGGACCCACTGCTGATGATCGCACGCGTTATGCCTTGGCGCGTTTTTTAAATCGTGATTTACAATTGCATGAACCCAGCATGCAGCAATTGCGCGAACGTTTTGCTCGCTATCAAGTCGTACTCACCGATAATAATCAACAACAAGCGCTTTTTCCTGGTGATGCAGTGATTTTTCCCAATGCCAATGGATCGGCACCTGGGTGCATGGCAAAACACGCTGGACAATTATTTTTTATGTTGCCGGGGCCACCGCGTGAATGTCTACCGATGTTTGAAGAATTTGTATTACCTATGCTAAATCAACAGCTATTAAAACGGAGTCAAGACTGTTTAAAATGGCAAGTATTAGGTATCAGTGAAAGTTTATTAGCGCAAGGTTTTGAAGAATGCGTAAAACCATTTGCCTGTCGCACCGGATATCGTGTTCATTATCCTTATGTCGAAGTAAAATTATATCTCGACAATCAACACGATCGTTCACACATCCAAGAAATTACTCAACAATTTTTCAATCAATATGCTTATTTTCCCGAACAAAAAACTGCGAGTGACTGTTTATTAGAGTATTTAATTGAACATCAATGTTCCTTGAGTTTGCGCGATTTAGCCACCAAAGGATTACTCGCCCAACGGTTACTCAACGTGCGCTCCCATCATTTATTAGAATTTTATGCGCCCAATACCGCGGGACATCATATTATCATCACCGGCTTAGAAACTTATTGGGATCAAAGTATTCGCGAAGGCAACCTAGAATTCACCGTAGAACATTTTTTTAAAAATACCCCACTTAATCATACTCAGCACCACATCCCCTATCGTCAACAACCGATCTTACTCTATGTCGTTGAATTAATTTGCCAACAAGTGTTGGATAATTTTAGGGTAGCTTGTGAAAATTGA